Proteins co-encoded in one Alphaproteobacteria bacterium GM7ARS4 genomic window:
- a CDS encoding Hsp20 family protein codes for MNSFFNHPLMLGFDHLESMLEDFTHRYPMGGSGVGYPPFNIERVKTDDKDDAFRITLAVAGFSPENVKVWVHDNQLHVEGNHHDMVSSDDATDTEENTSCAFIHKGIANRAFKRVFALAEGMEVRDASMREGLLSIDVVRPSLEKRAQHIAVRHGEAPTLIATKGDKTAQKVDA; via the coding sequence ATGAATAGTTTCTTCAATCATCCGCTCATGCTGGGCTTCGACCATCTGGAGTCCATGCTAGAGGATTTCACCCACCGCTATCCCATGGGGGGCTCGGGTGTTGGTTATCCTCCCTTCAACATCGAGCGAGTCAAGACCGATGACAAGGATGATGCGTTCCGCATTACCCTCGCTGTCGCTGGCTTCTCTCCCGAGAATGTCAAGGTGTGGGTCCACGACAACCAATTGCACGTGGAAGGCAACCATCACGACATGGTGTCATCCGATGACGCCACGGACACAGAGGAGAACACGTCCTGTGCCTTCATCCATAAGGGCATTGCCAACCGCGCCTTTAAGCGTGTCTTTGCTCTGGCGGAAGGCATGGAGGTGCGTGATGCATCCATGCGTGAGGGGCTTTTGTCCATCGACGTGGTGCGTCCATCCCTCGAGAAACGCGCCCAGCATATTGCCGTCAGGCATGGCGAAGCGCCAACCCTCATCGCCACCAAAGGCGATAAAACGGCACAAAAAGTAGACGCCTAA
- a CDS encoding CDP-alcohol phosphatidyltransferase family protein — protein sequence MTTKLTRLFTQRYLEKPLRGKVTPNTITTWRLITGVIACALFAYGTRLFDIIAGIVWTLGCFLDRVDGTLARQWNMTSHYGHVYDYMSDAVATVLFFVAIGYAATDVPQPSFIPDSLYALSPFSMGLIAGVSVAAAFLFSQWTNPLLPGDAKAWQGDGPMDLDDIPYFFGIVAWLDCLDVLLLSAYIGAPVFAVIAAVRWFILSRIASRQP from the coding sequence GTGACGACAAAGCTCACACGCCTCTTCACCCAACGCTACCTCGAGAAACCCCTTCGTGGTAAGGTGACACCCAATACCATCACGACATGGCGACTCATCACCGGCGTCATAGCATGCGCCCTCTTTGCCTATGGCACACGCCTGTTCGATATTATCGCTGGCATCGTTTGGACCCTAGGGTGCTTCCTCGATAGGGTGGACGGCACGTTGGCGCGCCAATGGAACATGACAAGCCACTATGGCCATGTCTATGACTATATGAGCGATGCTGTCGCCACCGTGTTGTTCTTTGTCGCTATCGGCTACGCCGCCACCGATGTGCCACAACCATCCTTCATACCCGACAGTCTCTACGCGCTCTCGCCCTTCAGTATGGGGCTCATCGCTGGCGTGAGCGTCGCCGCGGCGTTTCTTTTCTCCCAATGGACAAACCCCCTCCTGCCGGGAGACGCAAAAGCATGGCAAGGCGATGGCCCCATGGATTTAGATGACATCCCCTACTTTTTTGGTATAGTGGCATGGCTGGACTGCCTCGATGTGTTGTTACTCAGCGCATACATCGGCGCGCCTGTCTTCGCCGTCATCGCCGCTGTGAGGTGGTTCATCCTCTCACGCATTGCATCCCGTCAACCATAA
- a CDS encoding flippase-like domain-containing protein gives MIGSLNNPFTMLKKLLTVLFYLATTIAGLGLLIWLIDDYDMHAIMAQWGHVGVHGYMTIVLYHMVTVALSALAWWYLHPSLPFLAFFEARTVRESAKLLLPLAQIGGDMIGMRLLILRGGKATPVITATVGDITLEIVSLFLFIGLAIISLAFFYSEHAMAHIITAFLIGWVLAFFVLCAFVIAQRYGLLHLIDNAILAISKPLLALKESSGRASQTSQGSSAPSLMGLHASLKALYERPSPLFKSFTTHLIAWVVSGTELWLIFWLIDAPITFTQSLILEALVQAIKSAAFIVPAAIGVQEGAFILVGSALGIGGETALLASLMTRGRHLLQGIPSLLWWHMLESHRLRRNTHAQNSLT, from the coding sequence ATGATAGGCTCTCTCAACAATCCTTTCACGATGCTCAAGAAGCTGCTCACCGTCCTCTTTTATCTTGCCACAACCATCGCTGGTCTCGGTTTGCTCATATGGCTCATCGATGATTATGACATGCACGCCATCATGGCACAATGGGGACATGTGGGCGTCCATGGCTATATGACGATCGTCCTCTATCATATGGTGACGGTCGCCCTGTCGGCTCTGGCATGGTGGTATCTCCATCCCTCCCTTCCCTTCCTCGCCTTTTTTGAGGCGCGCACGGTGCGCGAGTCAGCAAAATTGCTCTTGCCCCTTGCCCAAATTGGCGGTGATATGATCGGCATGCGCCTCTTGATCTTGCGTGGCGGCAAGGCGACCCCTGTGATTACCGCGACGGTTGGCGATATTACCCTCGAAATTGTCAGCTTGTTCCTCTTCATAGGACTCGCCATTATCTCTCTGGCGTTCTTTTATAGCGAACACGCCATGGCCCATATCATCACCGCCTTTCTCATCGGCTGGGTGCTGGCGTTTTTTGTCCTCTGCGCCTTTGTCATCGCCCAACGTTATGGACTCCTGCACCTTATCGATAACGCCATCCTCGCCATCAGCAAGCCTTTATTAGCCCTCAAAGAGTCCTCAGGACGCGCGTCACAAACATCGCAAGGGTCGTCAGCGCCATCTCTCATGGGTCTCCATGCCTCACTCAAAGCCCTCTATGAACGCCCCTCGCCCCTCTTTAAGAGTTTCACAACCCATCTCATCGCATGGGTTGTCAGTGGGACTGAATTATGGCTTATCTTCTGGCTGATAGACGCCCCCATCACGTTCACCCAAAGTTTGATCTTAGAAGCCCTCGTGCAAGCCATCAAGAGCGCCGCCTTCATCGTTCCCGCCGCCATTGGCGTGCAAGAAGGCGCTTTCATTTTGGTCGGAAGCGCCCTCGGTATCGGTGGAGAAACGGCTCTGCTCGCCTCCCTCATGACAAGGGGACGACATCTCCTGCAAGGTATTCCATCTCTCCTCTGGTGGCATATGCTGGAAAGCCATCGCCTACGACGAAACACACACGCCCAAAATTCCTTAACATAG
- the mutL gene encoding DNA mismatch repair endonuclease MutL, with protein sequence MGESTEAPKTATIRVLPEHIVNQISAGEVIERPASALRELVENSLDAHATSIDIVVRGGGTVLIQVADNGVGMGRSDMSLAVKRHATSKLEGDTLQARTLGFRGEALPSMASVGVLTMHSRARGATQGYGLTIDYGTQKGDVFASDVREGTKICLEELFGRVPARLKFLKSMATEYAYIQDVLTRLVLAYPSVRFVWRFDEKKPHLYAAYGEDTAFLDAVLGRAIRLLGADLMDNAIPIARENDPMLDVEGYCGLPTLHERHGRKIFLFVNGRPVQDKVIYGAVRAAYQDYVPHGRFPVALLFVHCAWEDVDMNVHPAKAEVRFRDVRALRSMLMRRIHETLATAKHKTSSHLARAFVGRAGQGGDARHGHVQRQLAQEHKESVLDTNDPGRAFGPLSAFHDDTRPPPHHVPPHHAPPHHAHDGHGRHHGTAPLSSQTSEASLTGSLVEDVGALGVAQCQLHGCYIISQTVDGLAIIDQHAAHERLVYERLKAQASEKTIKRQRLLVPDIIEMEESMVDVLLEHASLLASSGLVLERFGKGVLVREVPSMLGHADYKGLVSALAESFMGGGGEGQSHEALLETPMERTMERIWAKMACYGSIRAGRVLSLEEMNHLLRSMERTPFSGQCNHGRPTHVTLRKADIESLFERR encoded by the coding sequence ATGGGAGAAAGCACAGAAGCGCCAAAGACAGCGACGATACGTGTCTTGCCTGAGCATATTGTCAATCAGATATCGGCTGGTGAAGTCATCGAACGTCCGGCATCGGCATTGCGCGAGTTGGTAGAGAATAGTTTAGACGCCCATGCCACCTCCATTGATATTGTCGTGCGTGGTGGTGGCACTGTGCTGATACAAGTGGCTGATAATGGCGTTGGGATGGGGCGTTCAGACATGTCCTTGGCGGTGAAGAGGCATGCGACATCGAAATTGGAGGGTGATACCCTTCAAGCCCGCACACTTGGCTTTCGGGGGGAGGCGCTTCCATCTATGGCCTCTGTGGGTGTCTTGACGATGCACTCGAGAGCGCGAGGGGCGACACAGGGGTATGGGCTCACCATTGACTATGGCACACAAAAGGGTGATGTGTTTGCGTCCGACGTGCGGGAAGGGACAAAGATATGCCTCGAAGAATTGTTTGGTCGCGTGCCCGCTCGCCTCAAGTTCCTTAAGTCGATGGCAACGGAATATGCCTATATCCAAGATGTTTTGACGAGGCTTGTCCTTGCCTACCCCTCTGTGCGTTTTGTGTGGCGTTTTGACGAGAAGAAGCCTCATCTGTATGCGGCCTATGGCGAGGACACGGCGTTCTTGGACGCTGTCTTGGGGCGGGCGATACGCCTTTTAGGCGCTGACCTGATGGATAACGCCATCCCTATAGCGAGGGAGAACGACCCTATGCTCGATGTCGAGGGATATTGCGGGCTTCCCACCTTGCATGAGCGCCATGGCAGGAAAATCTTTCTCTTCGTTAATGGGCGTCCCGTGCAAGACAAGGTTATTTATGGGGCGGTGCGCGCCGCCTACCAAGATTATGTCCCCCATGGCCGTTTTCCCGTGGCTTTGTTGTTCGTGCATTGCGCATGGGAGGATGTGGATATGAATGTTCATCCAGCAAAGGCGGAGGTGCGTTTCCGTGATGTCAGGGCATTACGTTCGATGCTCATGCGCCGTATCCACGAGACCTTAGCCACAGCAAAGCACAAGACATCGAGCCATTTGGCGCGCGCCTTTGTCGGGCGTGCTGGTCAGGGAGGCGACGCGCGCCATGGGCATGTCCAGAGGCAGCTCGCCCAAGAGCATAAAGAGTCCGTCCTCGACACGAACGACCCAGGACGCGCCTTCGGCCCTCTCAGCGCCTTCCATGATGACACGCGCCCGCCTCCCCACCATGTGCCTCCTCACCATGCGCCTCCCCACCATGCACATGACGGGCATGGACGTCACCACGGGACAGCGCCCCTATCGTCACAAACAAGCGAGGCGTCATTGACGGGCTCTCTTGTAGAGGATGTGGGGGCTTTAGGGGTTGCCCAATGCCAGCTCCATGGGTGCTACATTATTTCTCAAACGGTCGATGGGCTTGCCATTATCGACCAGCATGCGGCCCATGAGCGTCTCGTCTATGAGCGTCTCAAGGCGCAGGCATCAGAGAAGACGATCAAGCGTCAGCGTTTGCTTGTTCCTGATATTATCGAGATGGAGGAGTCTATGGTTGATGTTCTCTTAGAGCATGCGTCTCTTTTGGCGTCATCGGGTCTTGTCCTCGAGCGTTTTGGCAAGGGGGTTTTGGTGCGTGAAGTGCCGTCCATGTTAGGGCATGCTGATTACAAAGGCCTTGTGAGCGCGTTAGCGGAGTCTTTCATGGGTGGCGGGGGTGAGGGGCAATCCCACGAGGCGCTCCTCGAGACGCCCATGGAGAGGACCATGGAGCGGATATGGGCAAAAATGGCATGCTATGGGTCTATACGCGCTGGTCGTGTGCTCTCTTTGGAGGAGATGAATCATTTATTGCGTTCTATGGAGCGGACTCCTTTTTCTGGTCAGTGCAATCACGGGCGTCCTACCCATGTGACGTTGCGTAAAGCCGATATCGAGTCCCTTTTTGAGAGGCGTTAG
- a CDS encoding methanol/ethanol family PQQ-dependent dehydrogenase: MNRIVKLSLVALVLSVVPGLSHANDWLLKNQDDPKQWVMPTGNYAAHRYSRLTQINRGNVGRIKMAWNFSTGVLRGHEGGPLVVGNVLYIHTPIPNKVFALDLDDDARIIWEYNPVKGGKYPSGETMDRVISVMCCDNVNRGVAYAEGEGAGDGTIFLHAADTTLIALDAENGREKWKVTNMHSGVGKRGVSASTGTGVPFIIKDKVGIGCSGAEFGVRCNWTMYSMKDGSRVWRAYATGPDEEMLVDPERTTELRKPIGANSSLNTWKGDQWETGGGSIWGWYAWDPDADLLYYGTGNPSTWNPVVRPGDNKWTMTINARNPDTGMAKWLYQMTPYDEWDYDGVNEMILADITVKGKRRRALVHFDRNGFAYTMDRVTGELLVAEKYDPTVNWATHVDMKTGRPQVVSRYSTAQNGEDVNTTGICPAALGTKDQQPASFSPKTGIFYVPTNHVCMDYEPFKVDYVAGNAYVGATLSMYPAPGGTHLGNFIAWDAGEGKILWSIPEPFSVWSGALATAGDVVFYGTLEGFLKAVDSKSGKELFRFKTASGIIGNTNTWMHDGKQYIGVLSGVGGWAGIGLAAGLTEDTAGLGAVGAYKALHNYTKLGGVLNVFSL, from the coding sequence ATGAATCGTATTGTCAAGTTATCTCTGGTTGCTTTGGTGTTATCGGTCGTTCCTGGGCTTTCCCATGCGAATGACTGGTTGCTGAAGAATCAGGACGATCCCAAGCAATGGGTCATGCCAACAGGTAACTATGCAGCACACCGTTATTCTCGTTTGACTCAGATCAATCGTGGTAATGTCGGTCGCATCAAGATGGCGTGGAATTTTTCCACGGGCGTTCTTCGTGGTCACGAGGGTGGCCCCTTGGTGGTCGGCAACGTGTTGTATATCCACACCCCCATTCCAAACAAAGTGTTTGCGCTTGATTTGGATGATGATGCGCGGATTATATGGGAATATAATCCCGTGAAGGGCGGTAAGTATCCTAGTGGCGAGACCATGGATCGTGTGATCAGCGTTATGTGTTGCGATAATGTGAATCGTGGCGTGGCGTATGCGGAAGGTGAAGGTGCTGGTGACGGCACGATTTTCTTGCATGCTGCGGACACGACTCTTATTGCGTTAGACGCAGAGAACGGACGCGAGAAGTGGAAAGTGACCAACATGCATTCTGGTGTGGGCAAGCGCGGTGTATCTGCGTCCACAGGCACGGGTGTTCCCTTCATCATCAAGGATAAGGTTGGTATTGGTTGTTCGGGTGCCGAGTTTGGTGTCCGTTGTAACTGGACCATGTATTCCATGAAGGATGGTTCTCGTGTATGGCGTGCCTATGCGACGGGTCCTGACGAGGAAATGCTCGTAGACCCTGAGCGCACCACGGAGCTCCGCAAGCCTATTGGCGCTAATTCCAGCCTCAACACTTGGAAAGGCGACCAGTGGGAGACGGGCGGTGGCTCTATCTGGGGATGGTATGCTTGGGATCCTGATGCTGACCTTCTCTACTATGGGACAGGCAATCCGAGCACGTGGAATCCTGTTGTTCGCCCCGGCGACAACAAGTGGACGATGACGATCAATGCTCGTAATCCTGACACAGGGATGGCGAAGTGGCTCTATCAGATGACCCCTTATGACGAGTGGGACTATGATGGCGTCAACGAGATGATTCTTGCTGACATTACCGTGAAAGGTAAGAGACGCAGGGCTCTTGTTCACTTCGATCGTAATGGCTTTGCCTATACGATGGACCGTGTGACGGGTGAGCTTCTCGTGGCAGAGAAGTATGATCCCACTGTCAACTGGGCAACCCATGTTGATATGAAGACGGGACGTCCTCAAGTCGTCAGCCGCTACTCCACGGCGCAAAATGGTGAAGATGTCAATACGACAGGGATTTGCCCTGCCGCTCTTGGCACGAAGGACCAACAGCCGGCTTCTTTCTCACCTAAGACTGGTATCTTCTACGTGCCCACAAATCATGTGTGCATGGATTACGAGCCGTTTAAGGTCGACTATGTGGCTGGTAACGCCTATGTGGGTGCGACATTGAGCATGTATCCTGCTCCTGGCGGGACTCATCTCGGCAACTTCATCGCGTGGGATGCTGGCGAAGGAAAGATTTTATGGTCTATTCCTGAGCCCTTCTCAGTCTGGTCTGGCGCTCTTGCCACAGCAGGCGATGTTGTCTTCTATGGCACCCTTGAAGGGTTTCTAAAAGCCGTTGATTCGAAGTCTGGTAAGGAACTCTTCAGGTTCAAGACCGCTTCGGGTATCATCGGTAATACGAATACCTGGATGCATGATGGCAAACAATATATCGGCGTTCTTTCTGGTGTCGGTGGTTGGGCTGGTATCGGCCTTGCTGCTGGACTGACGGAGGATACAGCTGGTTTGGGTGCTGTCGGTGCTTACAAGGCACTCCACAACTACACGAAACTGGGAGGCGTCTTGAACGTCTTCTCTCTCTAA
- a CDS encoding c-type cytochrome → MLWSIASVPVAFATSPVPEGVPAQYDDDDVPTYYYVLGDSGNALYYEGSGEDAKPVYGWMDFSTYRGWRIYHAECHVCHGPDGMGSTYAPALKDSLDYLDYEGFIDVTVNGKNEEQGAQKGNVMPAFGTNPNVIRDLDNIYRYLSMRHDGKLRRGPRPPKLPKIVEEE, encoded by the coding sequence ATGCTGTGGTCTATTGCCTCTGTGCCTGTTGCCTTTGCCACTTCACCAGTGCCAGAGGGGGTGCCGGCTCAGTATGATGATGATGACGTCCCAACATATTATTATGTCCTAGGCGATAGCGGAAACGCCCTGTACTACGAGGGGAGCGGCGAGGATGCGAAGCCTGTCTATGGTTGGATGGATTTTTCTACGTATCGCGGGTGGCGTATCTATCATGCGGAATGCCATGTGTGCCATGGGCCTGATGGCATGGGCAGTACTTACGCGCCAGCGCTGAAGGACTCCCTCGACTATCTTGATTATGAGGGATTTATCGATGTCACCGTGAATGGGAAAAACGAGGAACAAGGTGCACAGAAGGGTAATGTGATGCCCGCCTTCGGCACGAATCCCAACGTCATACGCGACCTAGACAATATCTACCGCTATTTAAGCATGCGTCATGATGGCAAGTTGCGTCGAGGTCCTCGCCCTCCCAAACTTCCTAAGATTGTTGAAGAGGAGTAG
- a CDS encoding quinoprotein dehydrogenase-associated putative ABC transporter substrate-binding protein: protein MESCRQGDVVTYGVCCLLSVFFACALLVFPRAGEARGISIDAVDQENLRVCADPSNLPFSNDKGEGFENEIASMLAEWLDRRLVYEWFPQVIGFVRNTLTKKKCDVIIGTTSGDDLVLNTNPYYRWGYVMMYLKDSGIVVDRPDHPQLATLRIGTVAGTPTNFVIHRYNLMSRVRPYNLFFDTRKESVGRDMVRDLKNGLTDIVYMSGPVAAYYAKQEAIDVEMIPLESTDQGHGKMDFLMTMGVRAGENDWKRTLNVFLREKRDEIGMVLQKHGVPTLPLRPTLRR, encoded by the coding sequence ATGGAGAGCTGTCGTCAGGGTGACGTCGTCACGTACGGGGTGTGTTGTCTTCTCTCTGTATTTTTTGCCTGTGCGCTCTTGGTGTTTCCTCGTGCGGGTGAGGCGCGTGGCATCAGTATCGATGCTGTGGATCAGGAGAATCTTCGCGTCTGTGCTGACCCGTCTAACCTGCCTTTTTCCAATGATAAGGGGGAAGGTTTTGAGAATGAGATAGCGTCCATGTTGGCAGAGTGGCTTGACCGTCGCCTTGTCTATGAATGGTTTCCGCAAGTGATAGGCTTTGTGCGCAACACGCTCACCAAGAAGAAGTGTGACGTCATCATTGGCACGACCAGTGGCGATGACTTGGTGCTGAACACCAATCCTTATTATCGGTGGGGCTATGTTATGATGTATCTGAAGGACTCTGGTATTGTCGTAGACCGCCCTGACCATCCCCAATTAGCAACATTGCGTATTGGCACTGTGGCTGGCACGCCAACCAATTTTGTCATTCATCGTTACAACCTCATGTCCCGTGTGCGTCCCTACAACCTTTTTTTTGATACGCGCAAAGAGTCGGTGGGGCGTGATATGGTGCGTGACTTAAAAAATGGTTTGACGGACATTGTGTATATGTCGGGTCCCGTTGCCGCTTACTATGCCAAACAGGAAGCTATCGATGTTGAGATGATTCCTTTAGAATCGACAGACCAAGGTCATGGCAAGATGGACTTTCTTATGACGATGGGTGTGCGCGCTGGTGAGAATGATTGGAAGCGCACCCTGAATGTGTTTTTACGCGAGAAAAGAGACGAGATCGGCATGGTCTTACAAAAGCATGGTGTGCCTACCCTTCCTTTGCGTCCCACGTTAAGGCGCTAA
- a CDS encoding ABC transporter ATP-binding protein, translated as MTQSTNNNHQTPDAAIKADAVYKQYKTKKHHPPYALENFSLTIPRGSLFGLLGPNGAGKSTFINILAGIVRKTSGTITIWNVDIDTNHREAKMYIGVVPQELNLDPFFTPREMLDLHAGLYGIPRAKRQTDALLETVGLSHKSDAYARTLSGGMRRRLMMAKAMVHTPPILVLDEPTAGVDIELRQHLWKQIRTLNARGVTVVLTTHYLNEAEELCKDIAIIDKGKIIANDKTDNLLAHIEKKEVVITIEEPLQNIPASLKHYDLCQNTPHQLRFSYAPRKTALQPLIEALQKEHIRIRDITTRQSDLEDVFIKLTRPSHSTP; from the coding sequence ATGACACAGAGCACAAACAACAATCACCAAACACCCGATGCCGCTATCAAAGCAGACGCTGTCTATAAGCAGTACAAAACGAAAAAGCATCATCCTCCCTACGCCCTAGAGAATTTTTCTCTGACAATCCCTCGAGGCTCGTTATTCGGGTTGCTAGGGCCCAACGGCGCCGGCAAATCGACCTTTATCAATATCCTTGCCGGCATTGTGCGTAAGACATCGGGCACCATCACCATCTGGAATGTGGACATCGATACCAATCACCGAGAGGCGAAAATGTATATTGGTGTCGTGCCACAGGAACTCAACCTCGACCCCTTTTTCACACCAAGAGAAATGCTCGACCTCCACGCTGGCCTCTATGGTATCCCCCGTGCGAAAAGACAGACAGACGCCCTCCTCGAAACGGTAGGATTGAGCCATAAGAGCGACGCCTATGCCCGCACCCTCTCTGGCGGTATGAGAAGACGACTGATGATGGCAAAAGCCATGGTCCACACACCACCCATTCTTGTCCTTGACGAACCAACAGCAGGTGTCGATATCGAATTACGACAACATCTCTGGAAGCAAATCCGCACCCTTAATGCGCGAGGCGTGACCGTCGTCCTCACAACCCATTATCTCAACGAAGCCGAAGAACTCTGCAAAGATATTGCCATTATCGACAAAGGAAAAATTATCGCCAATGATAAGACCGACAACCTTCTCGCCCATATTGAAAAAAAAGAAGTCGTTATCACCATTGAAGAGCCTCTACAGAACATCCCCGCCAGCCTCAAACATTATGACCTGTGCCAGAACACACCACACCAACTACGATTTTCTTATGCGCCAAGAAAAACCGCCCTCCAACCATTGATAGAAGCCCTCCAAAAAGAACATATCCGTATCCGCGATATCACAACAAGACAGAGCGACCTCGAAGATGTCTTTATCAAATTAACACGCCCATCCCATAGCACCCCATAA
- a CDS encoding MerR family transcriptional regulator: MIKEPSQKTQEQLLPIGDVAQSLNLPPHVLRYWETQFIHLRPLKKSDKRRYYRQEDVALLKVIKRFLHTEGYTIKGACRLLNGKTPPDLDALSQQPFPLSSPRALLRQSLQDALKELEHARTWLETPP; the protein is encoded by the coding sequence ATGATAAAAGAGCCCTCGCAAAAAACACAGGAACAGCTTCTGCCCATAGGCGATGTGGCACAGAGTCTCAACCTACCGCCTCATGTCTTACGCTACTGGGAAACCCAATTCATCCATCTTAGGCCCCTCAAAAAATCCGATAAAAGACGCTACTACCGTCAAGAAGATGTCGCCCTCCTTAAAGTCATCAAACGATTCCTCCACACCGAGGGCTATACGATCAAAGGGGCATGCCGTCTCTTGAACGGGAAAACGCCGCCAGACCTTGATGCGCTCTCCCAACAACCCTTCCCTCTCTCATCGCCTCGCGCCTTGCTACGCCAATCCCTGCAAGATGCCTTGAAAGAATTAGAGCATGCGCGCACATGGCTCGAGACACCACCATAA
- a CDS encoding HU family DNA-binding protein translates to MKKSLTRAGIAAQLEEKFCMPRKAALSFVYDMFDVMACHLQKGQHVKISSFGTFRILHKKERTGRNPKTQEKAMIAARRVVSLRPSSYLRAHINGEQEHRYKKML, encoded by the coding sequence ATGAAAAAATCTTTGACTCGGGCGGGCATAGCTGCCCAATTGGAAGAGAAATTTTGCATGCCCCGCAAAGCCGCCCTCTCTTTTGTCTATGATATGTTCGACGTCATGGCGTGCCATCTACAAAAAGGACAGCATGTGAAAATATCCTCCTTCGGTACATTTCGAATCCTCCATAAAAAAGAACGGACGGGACGCAATCCCAAAACGCAAGAAAAGGCCATGATTGCCGCACGGCGTGTCGTCAGCCTACGCCCCTCATCCTACCTACGCGCCCATATCAATGGCGAACAAGAACATCGATATAAAAAAATGCTATGA
- a CDS encoding SDR family oxidoreductase: MTTQHTQKDKPLMVITGASRRIGATLARFFSPHWQLALHARQDNDDIQTLSRQLAQKGGIALVFFADFRTTGERSTLIPNIIKRMGTAPQCLINNASVFLKDSLRKEQPDHWHENILVNLHAPMQLIRSFHIHRPRHTPSCVINITDQRVLNPTPYFMSYTLSKSALHTLTHTAALALAPHVRVNAIAPGPVMPDSTQTDEAFRRQCLAMPLQQGGDLKDICHAAQFLTEASSVTGQTIAVDGGQHLGYRHTS, encoded by the coding sequence GTGACAACACAACACACACAGAAAGATAAACCCCTCATGGTCATCACCGGCGCATCACGACGTATCGGCGCGACACTGGCCAGATTTTTTTCTCCCCACTGGCAATTAGCACTCCATGCGCGCCAAGACAATGACGATATACAGACGCTCTCCCGCCAATTAGCACAGAAAGGAGGTATCGCCCTCGTGTTTTTTGCCGATTTTCGCACAACAGGTGAGCGTTCCACCCTCATCCCGAACATCATAAAACGCATGGGAACAGCGCCTCAATGCCTTATCAATAACGCCTCCGTCTTCTTAAAAGATAGCTTACGGAAAGAACAGCCCGACCATTGGCATGAGAATATCCTTGTCAATCTCCATGCCCCCATGCAGCTCATACGCTCCTTCCACATACATCGCCCTCGCCACACACCATCATGCGTCATCAATATCACAGACCAAAGAGTCCTCAATCCTACGCCCTACTTCATGAGCTACACGCTCAGTAAATCTGCTCTCCATACCTTGACCCACACGGCAGCACTGGCGTTAGCACCCCATGTGCGCGTCAACGCCATCGCGCCGGGCCCCGTCATGCCCGACTCAACCCAAACCGACGAGGCATTTCGTCGCCAGTGCCTCGCCATGCCCCTACAACAAGGAGGAGACCTCAAAGATATATGCCACGCCGCCCAATTCCTCACAGAAGCCTCCTCCGTCACAGGACAAACCATCGCCGTCGACGGAGGACAACATCTTGGCTATAGACACACGTCATAA